In one Curtobacterium citreum genomic region, the following are encoded:
- a CDS encoding dihydrolipoamide acetyltransferase family protein gives MATAEFPLPDVGEGLTEAEIVQWRVAIGDEIAVDQVLVEIETAKSLVELPSPFAGTVTGLLVSEGDTVEVGKPIIRVESDASVASGAPTGVQPGGTAPVADSVPTSPVVASTPAPAPAAQAPAAQAPAAQAPAAQTPPAAPAASAPAAAAPAARHAAAAPEVADHATVVGSDESSGAVLVGYGSATTSPSRRKPGARRAAALAAEASRASSADAQAAAEAASDPGEDSTAQAVAAQGTRPRKALAAVNVLAKPPIRKLAKDLDVELTEVVPTGLAGEVTRDDVIRHAKQAGVFRNIETPEWGDVRRETIPVKGVRKAIATAMTTSKFTAPHVSLFVDVDATRTMEFVKRLKASPTFAGVKVSPLLVFAKAVIWAVRRNRSVNSTWTDQEIIVHHFVNLGIAAATPRGLIVPNIKDAQDMSLFELAQALEELTLTARDGKTTPKQMADGTVTITNIGVFGMDTGTPILNPGEVAIVAMGTIKPKPWVVDGEVRARMVTTIGASFDHRVVDGDVASRFVADIASIIEEPALLLD, from the coding sequence GTGGCCACCGCCGAATTCCCCCTGCCCGACGTGGGCGAAGGCCTGACCGAGGCCGAGATCGTGCAGTGGCGCGTGGCGATCGGGGACGAGATCGCCGTGGACCAGGTCCTCGTCGAGATCGAGACCGCGAAGTCCCTCGTCGAGCTCCCGTCGCCGTTCGCCGGCACCGTCACCGGACTGCTCGTGTCCGAGGGCGACACGGTCGAGGTCGGGAAGCCGATCATCCGGGTCGAGTCCGACGCGTCGGTCGCCTCCGGTGCACCCACCGGTGTCCAGCCGGGAGGCACGGCGCCGGTCGCCGACAGCGTCCCGACCTCGCCCGTGGTCGCGTCCACCCCGGCGCCCGCTCCCGCCGCGCAGGCCCCCGCCGCGCAGGCCCCCGCCGCACAGGCTCCCGCTGCACAGACCCCGCCCGCGGCTCCGGCCGCATCTGCTCCCGCCGCGGCCGCGCCGGCGGCGCGTCACGCCGCGGCGGCCCCCGAGGTCGCCGACCACGCCACGGTCGTCGGCTCCGACGAGTCCTCCGGGGCCGTCCTCGTCGGCTACGGCTCGGCGACCACGTCCCCGTCGCGTCGCAAGCCGGGTGCCCGCCGGGCCGCAGCCCTCGCGGCCGAGGCGAGCCGTGCCTCCAGTGCGGACGCGCAGGCGGCTGCCGAGGCCGCGTCGGACCCGGGTGAGGACTCGACGGCGCAGGCCGTCGCCGCCCAGGGCACGCGCCCGCGCAAGGCCCTCGCCGCCGTGAACGTCCTCGCGAAGCCGCCGATCCGCAAGCTCGCGAAGGACCTCGACGTCGAGCTGACCGAGGTCGTGCCCACCGGGCTCGCCGGCGAGGTCACGCGCGACGACGTCATCCGGCACGCCAAGCAGGCCGGCGTCTTCCGGAACATCGAGACGCCCGAGTGGGGCGACGTCCGCCGCGAGACGATCCCGGTGAAGGGCGTGCGCAAGGCGATCGCGACCGCGATGACCACGTCGAAGTTCACCGCGCCGCACGTCTCGCTGTTCGTCGACGTCGACGCCACCCGCACCATGGAGTTCGTCAAGCGCCTGAAGGCGTCGCCGACGTTCGCCGGCGTGAAGGTGTCGCCGCTCCTCGTCTTCGCGAAGGCCGTGATCTGGGCCGTCCGCCGCAACCGTTCGGTGAACTCGACCTGGACCGACCAGGAGATCATCGTCCACCACTTCGTGAACCTCGGCATCGCCGCGGCGACCCCGCGCGGGCTCATCGTGCCGAACATCAAGGACGCGCAGGACATGTCCCTGTTCGAGCTCGCCCAGGCGCTCGAGGAGCTGACCCTGACGGCCCGCGACGGCAAGACCACGCCGAAGCAGATGGCCGACGGCACCGTGACGATCACCAACATCGGGGTGTTCGGCATGGACACCGGGACGCCGATCCTCAACCCGGGCGAGGTCGCGATCGTGGCTATGGGCACGATCAAGCCAAAGCCGTGGGTCGTCGACGGCGAGGTCCGCGCGCGGATGGTGACCACGATCGGCGCCTCGTTCGACCACCGCGTGGTGGACGGCGACGTGGCCTCGCGCTTCGTCGCCGACATCGCGTCGATCATCGAGGAGCCGGCGCTCCTGCTCGACTGA
- a CDS encoding bifunctional lysylphosphatidylglycerol flippase/synthetase MprF, with the protein MAPNTLVAAIRRHPVSTAVAVASVVLVVTARIAHAEPDFPHHPPVAWAALVVVVLATLLAERTLGSLRTVAIGVLAPLAAAGTTLLAVTVGAAMGEAHAETAAGQPLFAPSMVATALVGAASATMPVGRRRRIRAVLWTVVLTLVLFAGHGSDTARALATLFGTAAGAIVARRASRPAPERPRTAARPAVQPRSVVVATLASLGAGTLVTLVVPQPDGVLSPFADAMSDRATVLVGILLLAAAWLVHRGRRTGVVLAAGLLVVLTAVLADVFLIEPMSEGFVQWRGLTIDEVEWQVTLLGAWAVPAAVLLAVVLLRGRLVRARFAAATLGDTGYREMLRDGDAGTLGHMGTWTGNATWTHPDGLGAVAYRVHGDVALTVSDPACAARDRAEVVTAFARACERNGWTPAFTSVHESVRTILATEGWASFPVGVESVLDVTTFDLRGKKRQDLRTASNRADREGLRDEWTTLAALDPAMRAQVEAICTRWAADRRLPEMGFTLGGFRELDDPDVRLLLAVTADDRVTAVTSWLPVHEHGTLTGYTLDVMRRGEDGMPGVMEFLIARTALRAREAGLTTISLSGTPLAPHTDAGSWVARGSALLARVLEPVYGFRSLQRFKEKFGARHEPLWLVVPSAFQAPRVARALTSAYVPGLRPKHLWALRQAHTATAEPVAPAPVGAGSR; encoded by the coding sequence GTGGCACCCAACACCCTCGTCGCAGCAATCCGCCGGCACCCGGTCTCGACCGCCGTCGCCGTGGCCTCCGTCGTCCTCGTCGTCACCGCACGCATCGCGCACGCCGAGCCGGACTTCCCGCACCACCCGCCCGTCGCCTGGGCCGCCCTCGTGGTCGTCGTGCTCGCCACCCTGCTCGCAGAACGCACCCTCGGATCGCTCCGCACGGTGGCCATCGGCGTGCTCGCTCCCCTGGCCGCCGCCGGGACGACCCTCCTCGCCGTCACGGTCGGCGCCGCCATGGGCGAGGCGCACGCCGAGACCGCGGCGGGCCAGCCGCTCTTCGCCCCCTCGATGGTCGCGACGGCCCTCGTCGGCGCCGCCTCCGCGACGATGCCCGTCGGCCGCCGTCGCCGGATCCGGGCCGTCCTCTGGACGGTCGTCCTGACCCTCGTGCTGTTCGCCGGGCACGGGTCCGACACCGCGCGTGCCCTCGCGACCCTGTTCGGGACCGCAGCCGGCGCGATCGTGGCGCGCCGTGCCTCCCGGCCGGCCCCGGAGCGCCCGCGGACCGCCGCCCGTCCCGCCGTCCAGCCCCGTTCGGTCGTCGTCGCGACGCTCGCGTCGCTCGGTGCCGGCACGCTCGTGACCCTCGTCGTGCCGCAGCCGGACGGCGTGCTCTCGCCGTTCGCGGACGCGATGAGCGACCGGGCGACCGTCCTGGTCGGCATCCTGCTCCTCGCCGCCGCCTGGCTCGTCCACCGCGGCCGTCGGACCGGTGTCGTCCTGGCCGCCGGGCTGCTCGTCGTGCTGACCGCCGTGCTCGCCGACGTGTTCCTCATCGAGCCGATGAGCGAGGGCTTCGTGCAGTGGCGGGGCCTGACCATCGACGAGGTCGAGTGGCAGGTGACGCTGCTCGGCGCCTGGGCCGTGCCCGCCGCCGTGCTGCTGGCCGTCGTGCTCCTGCGCGGCCGGCTCGTCCGGGCCCGCTTCGCCGCGGCGACCCTCGGCGACACGGGCTACCGGGAGATGCTCCGCGACGGGGACGCCGGTACCCTCGGCCACATGGGGACGTGGACCGGCAACGCCACCTGGACCCACCCCGACGGGCTGGGCGCGGTGGCCTACCGCGTGCACGGCGACGTCGCCCTGACGGTCTCCGACCCCGCCTGCGCCGCCCGCGACCGCGCCGAGGTCGTCACCGCCTTCGCCCGAGCCTGCGAGCGGAACGGCTGGACGCCCGCGTTCACGAGCGTCCACGAGTCCGTCCGCACGATCCTCGCCACCGAGGGCTGGGCGTCCTTCCCGGTCGGCGTCGAGTCGGTGCTCGACGTGACGACGTTCGACCTGCGCGGCAAGAAGCGGCAGGACCTCCGGACGGCGTCGAACCGCGCCGACCGCGAGGGCCTGCGCGACGAGTGGACGACCCTGGCCGCGCTCGACCCGGCGATGCGCGCCCAGGTCGAGGCGATCTGCACCCGCTGGGCGGCCGACCGGCGTCTGCCGGAGATGGGCTTCACGCTCGGCGGCTTCCGCGAGCTCGACGACCCCGACGTGCGGCTCCTGCTCGCCGTCACCGCCGACGACCGCGTCACCGCCGTGACCAGCTGGCTGCCCGTGCACGAACACGGCACCCTGACCGGCTACACGCTCGACGTGATGCGCCGCGGCGAGGACGGGATGCCCGGCGTCATGGAGTTCCTCATCGCCCGCACGGCCCTGCGTGCCCGCGAGGCCGGTCTGACCACCATCAGCCTGTCCGGCACGCCGCTCGCGCCGCACACCGACGCCGGCTCCTGGGTCGCCCGCGGGTCCGCGCTGCTCGCCCGGGTGCTCGAGCCGGTGTACGGGTTCCGGTCCCTGCAGCGGTTCAAGGAGAAGTTCGGCGCCCGGCACGAGCCGCTCTGGCTGGTCGTGCCGAGTGCGTTCCAGGCACCCCGGGTGGCCCGGGCCCTGACGAGCGCGTACGTGCCCGGACTCCGCCCGAAGCACCTGTGGGCCCTCCGGCAGGCGCACACCGCCACCGCCGAGCCCGTCGCGCCGGCACCCGTCGGCGCGGGCAGCCGGTGA
- a CDS encoding alpha-ketoacid dehydrogenase subunit beta: MAKALNAGLAAAMQADDKVLLMGEDIGQLGGVFRITEGLQERFGAARVRDTPLAESGIIGTAIGLALRGYRPVVEIQFDGFVWPGFDQITSQLAKMQNRLPAHMSLPVVIRIPYGGHIGAVEHHQESPEAYFAHTPGLRVVSPSTPNDAYWMIQEAIASKDPVIFLEPKSRYWPKGEVDLIGGHVPMHTTRVARTGSEVTLVGHGAMVATLMQAAELAESEGTSCEVIDLRSISPIDWEPLFASVRKTGRLVIAQEASGFVSVGSEIAATVAEHCFYTMQAPPLRVSGFDVPFPVSKLEHLHLPDADRVLEAVDRALAY, encoded by the coding sequence ATGGCGAAGGCGCTCAACGCCGGGCTCGCCGCGGCGATGCAGGCGGACGACAAGGTCCTGCTGATGGGCGAGGACATCGGCCAGCTCGGCGGCGTCTTCCGCATCACCGAGGGCCTGCAGGAGCGGTTCGGCGCCGCGCGCGTCCGGGACACCCCGCTCGCGGAGTCCGGCATCATCGGCACCGCGATCGGGCTCGCCCTGCGCGGCTACCGCCCGGTCGTCGAGATCCAGTTCGACGGCTTCGTCTGGCCGGGATTCGACCAGATCACCTCGCAGCTCGCGAAGATGCAGAACCGACTGCCGGCGCACATGTCGCTGCCGGTCGTCATCCGCATCCCCTACGGCGGGCACATCGGCGCCGTCGAGCACCACCAGGAGTCCCCGGAGGCGTACTTCGCGCACACCCCTGGTCTCCGCGTGGTGAGCCCGAGCACGCCGAACGACGCGTACTGGATGATCCAGGAGGCCATCGCGTCGAAGGACCCGGTGATCTTCCTCGAGCCGAAGTCCCGCTACTGGCCGAAGGGCGAGGTCGACCTGATCGGCGGCCACGTCCCGATGCACACGACGCGCGTCGCCCGCACCGGCAGCGAGGTCACCCTCGTCGGCCACGGCGCGATGGTGGCGACGCTCATGCAGGCCGCCGAGCTCGCCGAGTCCGAGGGCACGAGCTGCGAGGTCATCGACCTCCGCTCGATCTCGCCGATCGACTGGGAGCCGCTCTTCGCCTCGGTGCGGAAGACCGGGCGCCTCGTCATCGCACAAGAGGCCTCCGGCTTCGTCAGCGTCGGCAGCGAGATCGCCGCGACCGTCGCCGAGCACTGCTTCTACACGATGCAGGCGCCGCCGCTGCGGGTGTCCGGCTTCGACGTGCCGTTCCCGGTCTCGAAGCTCGAACACCTGCACCTGCCCGACGCCGACCGGGTCCTCGAAGCCGTCGACCGCGCACTCGCGTACTGA
- a CDS encoding GNAT family N-acetyltransferase — MAHQLLTPAQEIRTDRLVLTPLTPADIDDVHALFSDARTWTHLPTARHTTRSSTIDMVQRKIGGRARHGLGSWAVRTTDGTFVGVGGVDMTAGHVWNLGYRLAPESWGHGYAKEIARTAVDAAARVDAHVPVTGRVLTNNPASAAVLRAAGLAMVWQGSSAAPLPDGVERQVWADRALTDDQFAWLVRNA; from the coding sequence ATGGCCCACCAGCTCCTGACCCCGGCGCAGGAGATCCGGACGGATCGCCTGGTGCTGACGCCGCTCACCCCGGCGGACATCGACGACGTGCACGCGCTGTTCTCCGACGCGCGCACGTGGACGCACCTGCCGACGGCGCGGCACACGACCCGCTCGTCCACCATCGACATGGTGCAGCGGAAGATCGGTGGTCGCGCGCGGCACGGGCTCGGCTCGTGGGCCGTCCGGACGACCGACGGCACGTTCGTCGGCGTCGGTGGCGTCGACATGACCGCCGGCCACGTGTGGAACCTGGGCTACCGGCTCGCGCCCGAGTCCTGGGGCCACGGCTACGCGAAGGAGATCGCCCGAACCGCCGTCGACGCGGCGGCCCGGGTCGACGCCCACGTGCCGGTGACGGGCCGGGTCCTCACGAACAACCCGGCGTCCGCAGCGGTACTGCGGGCGGCTGGACTCGCGATGGTGTGGCAGGGCAGCTCGGCCGCGCCGCTGCCGGACGGGGTGGAGCGCCAGGTGTGGGCCGACCGGGCACTCACGGACGACCAGTTCGCCTGGCTCGTGCGCAACGCCTGA
- the hisC gene encoding histidinol-phosphate transaminase, translated as MTDTRVHIRPEIAVLPAYQQGRQAAADAFKLSSNENPFPPLPGVVEAVQAQTAFNRYPDATALAVRAVLANRFGLTPDQVHVAPGSVAILHELARAVSAPGDEVVYAWRSFEAYPGVVTIAGATGVQVPNRPDGGHDLDAMAAAVTERTRMVIVCSPNNPTGPVVTAAEFDAFMARVPATVLVVLDEAYAEFVTEPTAVRGAPLLERYPNLVVLRTFSKAYGLAGLRVGYALGPAYVLDAVRACAIPLSVTAQGQAAALASLEREDELLERVAELAQSRDRIVAALRDQGWDVPDAQGNFVWLPTGERTAHAADAFDRAGIIVRAFGNEGVRISIGEHEAVETLLETAASLVEDLQMAPSDRPLR; from the coding sequence GTGACTGACACGCGCGTGCACATCCGGCCCGAGATCGCGGTCCTCCCCGCGTACCAGCAGGGTCGGCAGGCCGCCGCGGACGCCTTCAAGCTCTCGAGCAACGAGAACCCCTTCCCGCCGCTGCCCGGCGTCGTCGAGGCGGTGCAGGCCCAGACCGCCTTCAACCGCTACCCGGACGCCACCGCCCTCGCCGTCCGCGCGGTGCTCGCGAACCGGTTCGGCCTGACCCCGGACCAGGTGCACGTCGCCCCGGGGAGCGTCGCGATCCTGCACGAGCTCGCCCGCGCCGTGAGCGCCCCCGGCGACGAGGTCGTCTACGCGTGGCGCTCGTTCGAGGCGTACCCGGGCGTCGTCACAATCGCCGGCGCCACGGGCGTGCAGGTCCCGAACCGGCCGGACGGCGGGCACGACCTCGACGCGATGGCCGCCGCCGTGACCGAGCGCACGCGCATGGTGATCGTCTGCTCCCCGAACAACCCCACCGGGCCGGTCGTGACCGCCGCGGAGTTCGACGCGTTCATGGCGCGGGTGCCGGCGACGGTGCTCGTCGTGCTCGACGAGGCCTACGCCGAGTTCGTGACCGAGCCGACCGCCGTCCGGGGCGCTCCGCTGCTCGAGCGGTACCCGAACCTCGTCGTGCTGCGGACGTTCTCGAAGGCGTACGGCCTCGCGGGTCTGCGTGTCGGCTACGCCCTCGGCCCGGCGTACGTGCTCGATGCCGTCCGCGCGTGCGCCATCCCGCTGTCCGTGACGGCGCAGGGGCAGGCGGCCGCGCTCGCGAGCCTGGAGCGCGAGGACGAACTGCTCGAGCGCGTCGCCGAGCTCGCGCAGTCCCGCGACCGGATCGTCGCCGCGCTCCGCGACCAGGGCTGGGACGTGCCGGACGCGCAGGGCAACTTCGTCTGGTTGCCGACCGGGGAACGCACCGCACATGCGGCCGATGCCTTCGACCGCGCGGGGATCATCGTCCGGGCCTTCGGGAACGAGGGGGTCCGCATCTCGATCGGCGAGCACGAGGCTGTGGAAACGCTCCTCGAAACAGCGGCCTCGCTTGTGGAGGACCTCCAGATGGCCCCCTCGGACCGCCCGCTACGCTGA
- a CDS encoding lactococcin 972 family bacteriocin — MNRTHKHMLVGLALTVGLVAGTAATATAAPLEQLGSGPDAGGVVLSTADTTTVSRTTGVGGTARGGDGAFWQYGVSGGDVWSNYFRERSCHGATAVGKKTKRVTNVPGGRYAYAATPKAGSGNQAYYHNC, encoded by the coding sequence ATGAACCGCACACACAAGCACATGCTGGTCGGCCTCGCGCTGACCGTCGGCCTGGTGGCCGGCACCGCCGCGACGGCGACGGCCGCGCCGCTCGAGCAACTCGGGTCCGGTCCTGACGCCGGCGGTGTCGTCCTGTCCACCGCGGACACGACCACGGTCTCGAGGACGACGGGCGTCGGCGGGACAGCCCGCGGCGGCGACGGAGCGTTCTGGCAGTACGGCGTGAGCGGCGGCGACGTCTGGTCGAACTACTTCCGCGAACGGAGCTGTCACGGCGCGACGGCGGTGGGGAAGAAGACCAAGCGCGTGACGAACGTACCGGGCGGCAGGTACGCCTACGCAGCGACCCCGAAGGCCGGCAGCGGCAACCAGGCGTACTACCACAACTGCTGA
- a CDS encoding thiamine pyrophosphate-dependent enzyme, translating into MSFRAAAPESTTVRLLDPEGRFVETDENAEYAAAARAIPQETLLAMHRRMVLTRRFDHAGHNLQRTGQLGLWVPSHGQEAAQVGSVFALRAQDHVFPSYREHAVTMHRGVEPMEIIAMYRGQTHGGWDPDERGNTHISTLVIGSQTLHATGYALGQQLDGVVGTGDPDVDSCTIVYFGDGATSQGDVNEAYVFAASTKAPVVFFLQNNHWAISVPVTTQSPSPLVDRPRGFGIPSVRVDGNDVLASYTASVVATDHARSGQGPAFVEADTYRIGAHTSSDDPSRYREDDELAEWVRRDPISRSAAYLRSLGVTDAQLAVFDEEGEDIAADVRRRTVALAPPSIDVMFQNVYREPHPTVADQQAWLERYEAGYEGGSH; encoded by the coding sequence ATGTCATTCCGCGCCGCGGCACCCGAGTCGACCACCGTCCGGCTCCTCGACCCCGAGGGCCGGTTCGTGGAGACCGACGAGAACGCCGAGTACGCCGCCGCTGCCCGGGCGATCCCGCAGGAGACCCTGCTGGCGATGCACCGCCGGATGGTCCTCACCCGGCGGTTCGACCACGCCGGGCACAACCTCCAGCGCACCGGACAGCTCGGCCTGTGGGTGCCGAGCCACGGACAGGAGGCCGCGCAGGTCGGCTCGGTCTTCGCGCTCCGGGCGCAGGACCACGTCTTCCCGTCGTACCGCGAGCACGCCGTCACGATGCACCGCGGCGTCGAGCCGATGGAGATCATCGCGATGTACCGCGGGCAGACCCACGGCGGGTGGGACCCGGACGAGCGCGGCAACACGCACATCTCGACCCTCGTCATCGGGTCGCAGACGCTGCACGCGACGGGCTACGCGCTCGGCCAGCAGCTCGACGGCGTCGTCGGCACCGGTGACCCCGACGTCGACTCGTGCACCATCGTCTACTTCGGCGACGGCGCGACCAGCCAGGGCGACGTCAACGAGGCCTACGTCTTCGCGGCCTCGACGAAGGCCCCCGTGGTCTTCTTCCTGCAGAACAACCACTGGGCGATCTCCGTCCCGGTGACCACGCAGTCGCCGAGCCCGCTCGTCGACCGCCCCCGCGGCTTCGGCATCCCGAGCGTCCGGGTCGACGGCAACGACGTCCTCGCCTCGTACACGGCGTCCGTCGTCGCGACCGACCACGCCCGCAGCGGTCAGGGTCCCGCCTTCGTCGAGGCCGACACGTACCGCATCGGCGCGCACACGAGCTCCGACGACCCGAGCCGCTACCGCGAGGACGACGAGCTGGCCGAGTGGGTCCGCCGCGACCCGATCAGCCGGTCGGCCGCCTACCTCCGCAGCCTCGGCGTCACCGACGCGCAGCTCGCCGTGTTCGACGAGGAGGGCGAGGACATCGCCGCCGACGTCCGACGCCGCACGGTCGCCCTGGCCCCGCCGTCGATCGACGTCATGTTCCAGAACGTGTACCGCGAGCCGCATCCGACGGTCGCCGACCAGCAGGCCTGGCTCGAACGCTACGAGGCCGGTTACGAAGGGGGCTCCCACTGA
- a CDS encoding ABC transporter ATP-binding protein, translated as MIEVQDASKRRGGRLLWHGLSFRVEPGEVLALRGPSGSGKSTLLDCIGHLDTLDAGRIILDGRTAGGNARRARHIRRDLLGYLFQDFGLVPDLSVTANIELALPGPRHRVGTAPSVTAALRSVGLDRRGPDRAHELSGGEQQRVALARLLVKQPRIVLADEPTSALDDTNAEVVLTHLEALAAAGAAIVVATHSDAVSGWADRSLTLTTAD; from the coding sequence ATGATCGAGGTCCAGGACGCGTCGAAGCGCCGCGGCGGTCGGCTGTTGTGGCACGGGTTGTCCTTCCGCGTCGAACCCGGGGAGGTCCTCGCCCTCCGCGGCCCGAGCGGTTCAGGCAAGTCGACCCTGCTCGACTGCATCGGCCACCTCGACACGCTCGACGCCGGCCGCATCATCCTCGACGGTCGCACCGCCGGTGGGAACGCCAGGCGCGCACGCCACATCCGGCGGGACCTGCTCGGGTACCTGTTCCAGGACTTCGGGCTGGTTCCCGACCTGTCCGTGACGGCGAACATCGAGCTGGCGCTCCCCGGTCCACGGCACCGGGTCGGTACGGCGCCGTCGGTCACCGCCGCACTCCGGAGCGTCGGTCTGGACCGCCGCGGTCCGGACCGTGCTCACGAGCTGAGCGGCGGGGAACAACAGCGCGTCGCACTCGCGCGACTGCTCGTGAAGCAGCCCCGCATCGTGCTCGCCGACGAGCCGACGAGCGCGCTCGACGACACGAACGCCGAAGTCGTGCTCACGCACCTGGAGGCGCTGGCTGCGGCCGGCGCTGCGATCGTGGTCGCCACCCACTCCGACGCGGTCAGCGGCTGGGCAGACAGGAGCCTGACCCTGACGACCGCGGACTGA
- a CDS encoding alpha/beta hydrolase — translation MSPTEWLLATPLQAPNKLVPIDTAFVVLALVVLLPAVRRWRDRAAWRRVAWRAGIALAGAGLVLVACWFTTSVVDLFGVALSPVTQMWSAFAGAALALAVTGIVHGGGWRRALAIVLVPAALVVPALGINVEFAKYPTLGTVVQSDPYPTYHAGARSTAHPTPGGPTASATPAMPASGQIVSADIPGTRSGFHPRPAAMYLPPAALVPDPQPLPVVIAFSGQPGAPSDLFTAGQLATPLDEYARAHGGRAPIVVSVDQLSSPGLNTMCVDSRLGNVDTYVTQDVPAWILANTPATTDRKAWGLTGFSQGATCTMQFLSGHPGDFGAALAVSSELQPIDQSPRHSADEAFGGSIARWQAAAPIALLRQNGLAGHSVWLVAGSVDGEFTANARKLGAAATAAGARVSVSSAPGSGHDWNTVQWAFRTDVTPFCDALFTQ, via the coding sequence GTGAGCCCGACCGAGTGGCTGCTCGCGACGCCGCTGCAGGCGCCGAACAAGCTCGTCCCGATCGACACGGCCTTCGTCGTCCTCGCCCTCGTGGTGCTGCTGCCGGCGGTCCGGCGGTGGCGTGACCGCGCGGCCTGGCGACGGGTGGCCTGGCGAGCAGGGATCGCCCTCGCCGGCGCCGGACTGGTGCTCGTCGCGTGCTGGTTCACGACCTCGGTCGTCGACCTGTTCGGCGTCGCACTGAGCCCGGTCACACAGATGTGGAGCGCCTTCGCCGGTGCCGCCCTCGCCCTGGCCGTCACCGGGATCGTGCACGGCGGCGGGTGGCGGCGGGCCCTCGCGATCGTGCTCGTCCCCGCGGCGCTCGTCGTGCCCGCGCTCGGGATCAACGTCGAGTTCGCGAAGTACCCGACCCTCGGCACCGTCGTGCAGAGCGACCCCTACCCGACCTACCACGCGGGGGCCCGGTCGACCGCGCACCCGACCCCTGGCGGCCCGACGGCCTCCGCCACCCCGGCGATGCCCGCGTCCGGGCAGATCGTCTCCGCGGACATCCCGGGCACGCGCTCCGGCTTCCACCCCCGGCCGGCGGCGATGTACCTGCCGCCGGCGGCGCTCGTCCCGGACCCGCAGCCACTCCCGGTCGTGATCGCGTTCTCCGGGCAGCCGGGCGCCCCGAGCGACCTGTTCACCGCCGGACAGCTCGCCACGCCCCTCGACGAGTACGCCCGGGCCCACGGCGGTCGAGCGCCCATCGTCGTGTCGGTCGACCAGCTCTCCTCGCCGGGGCTCAACACGATGTGCGTCGACTCCCGACTCGGGAACGTCGACACCTACGTCACGCAGGACGTCCCAGCGTGGATCCTCGCGAACACCCCCGCGACGACCGACCGCAAGGCCTGGGGGCTGACCGGGTTCTCGCAGGGGGCGACCTGCACGATGCAGTTCCTGTCCGGTCACCCGGGTGACTTCGGCGCTGCCCTCGCCGTCTCGAGCGAGCTGCAGCCGATCGACCAGAGCCCGCGGCACAGCGCCGACGAAGCCTTCGGCGGCTCGATCGCGCGGTGGCAGGCCGCGGCGCCGATCGCCCTGCTGCGGCAGAACGGGCTCGCCGGGCACAGCGTGTGGCTCGTCGCGGGGTCGGTGGACGGGGAGTTCACGGCGAACGCGCGGAAGCTCGGCGCTGCTGCGACGGCAGCCGGGGCCCGGGTGTCGGTGTCGAGCGCGCCGGGGAGCGGGCACGACTGGAACACCGTGCAGTGGGCGTTCCGGACGGACGTGACACCGTTCTGCGACGCGCTGTTCACCCAGTGA